Proteins from a genomic interval of Ramlibacter algicola:
- a CDS encoding lysophospholipid acyltransferase family protein — protein MLAKAMSLFLLGLVRVLTGAQARWYGCPPKAEQRIYFANHQSHADLVMIWAALPQELRSITRPIAARDYWTKSRLRQWITTAVFNAVYVDRARTGEQDPLEPLVQALENGDSIILFPEGTRGHAEEPQPFKAGLYNLALRFPDVVLVPAWIDNIQRVMPKGEVVPVPILCSVTFGAPVKLEPGEERRAFLDRARAAVVALRDA, from the coding sequence ATGCTCGCGAAGGCCATGAGCCTGTTCCTGCTGGGGCTGGTGCGCGTGCTCACGGGCGCCCAGGCCCGCTGGTACGGATGCCCGCCCAAGGCGGAGCAGCGCATCTATTTCGCCAACCACCAGAGCCACGCAGACCTGGTGATGATCTGGGCGGCGCTGCCGCAGGAACTGCGTTCCATCACGCGGCCGATCGCCGCCAGGGACTACTGGACCAAGTCGCGGCTGCGGCAGTGGATCACGACGGCCGTGTTCAACGCCGTCTACGTCGACCGCGCGCGCACCGGCGAGCAGGATCCGCTGGAGCCGCTGGTGCAGGCGCTGGAGAACGGCGACTCGATCATCCTGTTCCCCGAAGGCACGCGCGGCCACGCCGAGGAGCCGCAGCCGTTCAAGGCCGGCCTCTACAACCTGGCTCTTCGCTTTCCCGACGTCGTTCTCGTGCCGGCGTGGATCGACAACATCCAGCGCGTGATGCCCAAGGGCGAGGTGGTGCCGGTGCCGATCCTCTGTTCGGTGACGTTCGGCGCGCCGGTGAAGCTGGAACCCGGCGAGGAGCGCCGCGCTTTTCTCGACCGCGCGAGGGCCGCGGTCGTCGCGCTGCGGGACGCCTGA
- a CDS encoding YqiA/YcfP family alpha/beta fold hydrolase has protein sequence MALTHLLYLHGFRSSPQSTKARIVAAHVQRQAPRLHWWCPQLPPSPREAMALVMDGIAAWPRETMAVIGSSLGGFYATCVAEATACRAVVLNPAVHPARDLARHIGEHAAWHDPSQHFFFEPSFIDELRALDPGPLRDPSRYFAVIAKGDEVLDWREMTARYAGARIDLLEGGDHALSDFEAAHLQDVMDFAGLSR, from the coding sequence GTGGCCCTCACGCACCTGCTTTACCTCCACGGTTTTCGTTCCTCGCCGCAGTCGACCAAGGCGCGCATCGTCGCGGCGCACGTCCAGCGGCAGGCGCCCCGGCTGCACTGGTGGTGCCCGCAGCTGCCGCCGTCGCCGCGCGAGGCGATGGCGCTGGTCATGGACGGCATCGCGGCCTGGCCGCGCGAGACGATGGCCGTGATCGGCTCGTCGCTCGGCGGCTTCTACGCCACCTGCGTGGCCGAGGCGACCGCCTGCCGCGCCGTGGTGCTGAATCCGGCGGTGCATCCGGCGCGCGACCTCGCGCGGCACATCGGCGAACACGCGGCCTGGCACGACCCGTCGCAGCACTTTTTCTTCGAGCCGTCCTTCATCGACGAGCTGCGCGCGCTGGACCCGGGACCGCTGCGCGACCCGTCGCGCTACTTCGCCGTGATCGCCAAGGGCGACGAGGTGCTGGACTGGCGCGAGATGACCGCGCGGTACGCCGGCGCACGCATCGACCTGCTCGAAGGCGGCGACCACGCGCTGTCGGATTTCGAGGCGGCGCACCTGCAGGACGTGATGGACTTCGCCGGCCTGTCGCGCTGA
- the aroE gene encoding shikimate dehydrogenase: protein MTAERYAVVGQPVAHSRSPWIHARFAELTGQAITYERLPAPLDGFAATVGAFRDAGGRGCNVTLPFKFEAARLADELSPRAQLAGACNTLRFDGARVIGDNTDGVGLVCDIVQQAGVAIAGQRVLLVGAGGAAAGVLGPLLEQRPAEVVVANRTRDKAEALRAQHAALATRCGVRLQVVPLDRPGTAFDIVVNATAASLAGGAIPVPADALRSGKLAYDMMYGAAAAPFLAWAQAHGAIGRDGLGMLVEQAAESFFLWRGVRPPAGPVLAELRALLAAEGAA, encoded by the coding sequence ATGACCGCCGAGCGCTACGCCGTCGTGGGCCAGCCGGTCGCCCACAGCCGCTCGCCCTGGATCCACGCGCGCTTCGCCGAGCTCACGGGCCAGGCGATCACCTACGAACGCTTGCCCGCCCCGCTCGATGGCTTCGCCGCCACGGTGGGCGCGTTCCGCGACGCGGGCGGCCGCGGCTGCAACGTCACGCTGCCGTTCAAGTTCGAAGCGGCCCGGCTCGCCGACGAGCTGTCGCCGCGCGCGCAACTGGCGGGCGCCTGCAACACGTTGCGCTTCGATGGCGCGCGCGTGATCGGCGACAACACCGACGGCGTCGGACTCGTGTGCGACATCGTGCAGCAGGCGGGCGTCGCGATCGCGGGCCAGCGCGTGCTGCTGGTCGGCGCGGGTGGCGCGGCGGCCGGCGTGCTGGGCCCGCTGCTCGAGCAGCGGCCTGCCGAAGTCGTCGTCGCGAACCGCACGCGCGACAAGGCGGAAGCCCTGCGCGCTCAGCACGCGGCGCTCGCGACGCGCTGCGGCGTGCGCCTGCAGGTCGTGCCGCTGGACCGGCCCGGCACCGCGTTCGACATCGTCGTGAATGCGACGGCCGCCAGCCTCGCGGGCGGTGCGATCCCGGTGCCTGCCGACGCGCTTCGCAGCGGCAAGCTGGCCTACGACATGATGTACGGGGCGGCGGCAGCGCCCTTCCTCGCCTGGGCGCAAGCGCACGGGGCGATCGGTCGCGACGGGCTGGGCATGCTGGTGGAGCAGGCTGCGGAATCGTTCTTCCTCTGGCGCGGCGTGCGGCCGCCGGCGGGGCCCGTTCTCGCTGAATTGCGCGCGCTGCTGGCCGCGGAGGGTGCGGCGTGA
- a CDS encoding phosphatidate cytidylyltransferase, with product MLRDFYHFLRTLTPTEQVAALFFIVFGLLVVISVGAFLMTFRTEGRAKDPKWHEELADFRRLLGTSWVMVVIFWIGWAAGHVVATLLFAAIAFFALREFITLSPTRRGDHRSLVLAFFVVLPVQFWLAATRHFDLFTVFIPVYVFLAIPLVSALGGDTQRFLERNAKLQWGIVVCVYGMSHVPALLLLDFPQRNYVGKGAFLVFFVVFVVQTCMVVQHLLARRSQRPPSIPTVSRSFHWTSWLLGMAVGSMAGGALTFITPFAPGQAVAMAFIACAAGSLGHLVMKALKRDRGVPAWGHRASVTGANGLLDRVDALCFAAPVFFHSVRWYFGV from the coding sequence ATGCTGCGCGACTTCTACCATTTCCTGCGCACCCTCACCCCCACCGAGCAGGTCGCGGCGCTGTTCTTCATCGTGTTCGGCCTGCTGGTGGTGATCAGCGTCGGCGCGTTCCTGATGACGTTCCGCACCGAGGGACGCGCGAAAGATCCGAAGTGGCACGAGGAGCTCGCGGACTTCCGCCGACTGCTGGGCACCTCGTGGGTGATGGTGGTGATCTTCTGGATCGGCTGGGCCGCTGGACACGTCGTCGCCACGCTGCTGTTCGCCGCGATCGCCTTCTTCGCGCTGCGCGAGTTCATCACGCTGTCACCCACGCGGCGCGGCGACCACCGCAGCCTGGTGCTGGCGTTCTTCGTCGTGCTGCCGGTGCAGTTCTGGCTGGCGGCCACGCGCCACTTCGACCTCTTCACCGTCTTCATCCCCGTCTACGTGTTCCTCGCCATCCCGCTGGTGAGCGCGTTGGGTGGTGACACGCAGCGCTTTCTGGAGCGCAACGCCAAGCTGCAGTGGGGCATCGTGGTGTGCGTCTACGGCATGAGCCACGTGCCGGCGCTGCTGCTGCTGGACTTCCCGCAGCGCAACTACGTCGGCAAGGGCGCGTTCCTGGTGTTCTTCGTCGTGTTCGTCGTGCAGACCTGCATGGTCGTGCAGCACCTGCTGGCGCGCCGCTCGCAACGGCCGCCGAGCATCCCGACCGTCAGCCGCAGCTTCCACTGGACCAGCTGGCTCCTGGGCATGGCGGTGGGCAGCATGGCCGGCGGCGCGCTCACCTTCATCACGCCGTTCGCGCCGGGGCAGGCCGTGGCGATGGCGTTCATCGCCTGCGCCGCCGGTTCGCTTGGCCACCTGGTGATGAAGGCCCTCAAGCGCGATCGCGGCGTGCCCGCGTGGGGGCACCGTGCGTCGGTGACCGGCGCCAACGGCCTGCTCGATCGGGTCGACGCGCTGTGTTTCGCCGCGCCGGTGTTCTTCCACTCGGTGCGGTGGTACTTCGGGGTGTAG
- the mpl gene encoding UDP-N-acetylmuramate:L-alanyl-gamma-D-glutamyl-meso-diaminopimelate ligase, whose translation MHIHILGICGTFMGGVAALAREAGHKVTGCDAGVYPPMSDQLRELGIELVEGYGADQMAFNPDVWVIGNVVSRARQPDGRPRYPLMEAILESGARYTSGPQWLAEHVLQGRHVLAVAGTHGKTTTTSMLTWVLEQAGLQPGFLVGGVPLNFGRSARLGSGKCFVIEADEYDTAFFDKRSKFVHYRPRTAVLNNLEFDHADIFDDLAAIERQFHHLVRTVPASGRVVVNGVEESLDRVLHQGCWSEVRSFGAAVSDFTAEGDPSTFDVLQRGERVGRVAWDLSGTHNQLNALAAIAAADHVGVSPAKAAEALGSFQNVRRRMELRGESGGVKVYDDFAHHPTAIRTTLDGLRRKLGTGGGRILAVFEPRSNTMKLGAMKAQLPWSLEQAELSFCHSGGLGWDAREALAPLGDKAQVGDTIDEVVRQVVAAARTGDHVVCMSNGGFGGIHERLLEALAKR comes from the coding sequence ATGCACATCCACATCCTGGGCATCTGCGGCACGTTCATGGGCGGTGTCGCGGCCCTGGCCCGCGAAGCCGGGCACAAGGTGACCGGCTGCGACGCCGGCGTCTACCCGCCGATGAGCGACCAGCTGCGCGAGCTCGGCATCGAACTGGTGGAGGGCTACGGCGCCGACCAGATGGCGTTCAACCCCGACGTCTGGGTGATCGGCAACGTGGTTTCGCGGGCCCGGCAGCCCGATGGCCGCCCGCGGTATCCGCTGATGGAAGCCATCCTCGAAAGCGGCGCGCGCTACACCAGCGGTCCGCAATGGCTGGCCGAGCACGTGCTGCAGGGCCGCCACGTGCTGGCGGTCGCCGGCACCCACGGCAAGACCACCACCACGTCGATGCTCACCTGGGTGCTCGAGCAGGCCGGCCTGCAGCCGGGCTTCCTGGTCGGTGGCGTGCCGCTGAACTTCGGCCGCTCCGCGCGCCTGGGCAGCGGGAAGTGTTTCGTCATCGAGGCCGACGAGTACGACACCGCGTTCTTCGACAAGCGCAGCAAGTTCGTGCACTACCGCCCGCGCACCGCGGTCCTGAACAACCTCGAGTTCGACCACGCGGACATCTTCGACGACCTGGCCGCCATCGAGCGCCAGTTCCACCACCTCGTGCGCACCGTGCCTGCGAGCGGCCGCGTCGTGGTCAACGGCGTCGAGGAGAGCCTGGACCGCGTGCTGCACCAGGGCTGCTGGAGCGAGGTGCGCAGCTTCGGCGCCGCCGTCAGCGACTTCACCGCCGAGGGCGATCCAAGCACGTTCGACGTGCTGCAGCGTGGCGAACGCGTCGGCCGCGTGGCCTGGGACCTGAGCGGCACGCACAACCAGCTCAATGCCCTGGCTGCAATCGCGGCCGCGGATCACGTCGGCGTGTCGCCCGCGAAAGCCGCCGAAGCGCTCGGCTCGTTCCAGAACGTGCGGCGCCGCATGGAGCTGCGCGGCGAGTCCGGCGGCGTGAAGGTCTACGACGATTTCGCGCACCACCCCACCGCGATCCGCACCACGCTCGATGGTTTGCGACGCAAGCTGGGCACCGGCGGCGGCCGCATCCTCGCGGTGTTCGAGCCGCGCAGCAACACGATGAAGCTTGGCGCGATGAAGGCGCAGCTGCCCTGGAGCCTGGAGCAGGCCGAACTGTCCTTCTGCCACTCCGGCGGCCTGGGCTGGGACGCCCGCGAAGCGCTCGCGCCGCTGGGCGACAAGGCGCAGGTCGGCGACACCATCGACGAGGTCGTGCGCCAGGTCGTTGCCGCCGCGCGCACCGGCGATCACGTCGTCTGCATGAGCAACGGCGGCTTCGGCGGCATCCACGAGCGGTTGCTCGAGGCGCTGGCAAAGCGCTAA
- a CDS encoding ribonuclease catalytic domain-containing protein, which produces MYALFEEAGKHLAGRILSEAESSAQVELESGKRVKVKAANLLLRFDKPQPAQLLPAAQAIAAEIELDLAWEFAPGEEFGFDDLAREYFSANPSLEQRAAMLLRLFDAPHYFRRSGKGRFRKAPAEILQQALAAIERKKQVQAQIDTWAQDLAKGSCPAPIRDQLYRILFKPDKNGPEYKAVVEASRLAHKAPLALLQDAGAIDSPYQFHWKRFLFEHFPKGTDFPALQAPPAPADLPQATVRAFSIDDSATTEIDDALSLQGLGTGTVTLGIHIAAPGLAIAPGSPLDQVARQRLSTVYMPGHKITMLPDDVVQAYTLQEGCDCPAVSLYLVLDEATLEVRESSTRLERVPIVANLRHDKLDAFVTEEWLAGAAPAAPVPEPAASLQQELGFLWRLAQHLKAQREVVRGKPETFNRPDYTFRLVGHDGAEPDGSEQVEIGVRRRGAPLDLMVAEAMILANSTWGLWLGELGVPGIYRSQASLAPGMKVRMGTRALPHAGIGVKAYAWSTSPLRRYTDLVNQWQIIAAARHGRTAALAAPFKPKDAELLSVISSFDAAYTAYNGYQAAMERFWTLRYLRQHGMQELVGTVFREGLVRADDLPLVLPVLGTDALPRGSHVRVRLGAIDDITLEVSGTVIERLDLAADVSAPDDTEDEEPVAGPIAIAVDVTEGAEPDNASDNPAS; this is translated from the coding sequence ATGTATGCATTGTTCGAGGAGGCCGGCAAGCACCTGGCCGGCCGCATCCTGTCCGAGGCCGAATCGTCCGCGCAGGTGGAGCTGGAGTCCGGCAAGCGGGTGAAGGTCAAGGCAGCCAACCTGCTGCTGCGCTTCGACAAGCCGCAACCCGCCCAACTGTTGCCCGCCGCGCAGGCCATCGCCGCGGAGATCGAGCTGGATCTGGCCTGGGAGTTCGCGCCCGGGGAGGAATTCGGCTTCGACGACCTCGCCCGGGAGTATTTCAGCGCCAATCCCAGCCTGGAGCAGCGCGCCGCGATGCTGCTGCGGCTGTTCGACGCGCCGCACTACTTCCGTCGCTCCGGCAAGGGTCGCTTCCGCAAGGCGCCGGCCGAGATCCTGCAGCAGGCGCTGGCCGCCATCGAGCGCAAGAAGCAGGTGCAGGCGCAGATCGACACGTGGGCGCAGGACCTCGCGAAAGGCAGCTGCCCGGCGCCGATCCGCGACCAGCTCTATCGCATCCTGTTCAAGCCGGACAAGAACGGGCCCGAATACAAGGCCGTCGTCGAGGCGTCGCGCCTGGCGCACAAGGCGCCACTGGCGTTGCTGCAGGATGCGGGCGCGATCGACTCGCCCTACCAGTTCCACTGGAAGCGCTTCCTGTTCGAGCACTTCCCCAAGGGCACGGACTTTCCGGCGCTGCAGGCGCCGCCGGCACCGGCCGACCTGCCGCAGGCGACGGTGCGCGCGTTCTCCATCGACGACTCGGCGACCACCGAGATCGACGATGCGCTGTCGCTGCAAGGCCTGGGCACCGGCACCGTCACGCTGGGCATCCACATCGCCGCGCCGGGGCTCGCCATCGCGCCGGGCTCGCCGCTGGACCAGGTCGCGCGCCAGCGGCTGTCCACCGTGTACATGCCGGGCCACAAGATCACGATGCTGCCCGACGACGTCGTGCAAGCGTACACCTTGCAGGAAGGCTGCGACTGCCCGGCGGTGTCGCTGTATCTCGTCCTCGACGAGGCGACGCTGGAGGTGCGCGAATCATCGACGCGCCTGGAGCGCGTGCCGATCGTGGCCAACCTGCGGCACGACAAGCTCGATGCGTTCGTCACGGAGGAGTGGCTGGCTGGCGCCGCGCCCGCGGCACCGGTGCCGGAGCCGGCGGCTTCGCTGCAGCAGGAGCTCGGATTCCTGTGGCGCCTGGCGCAGCACCTGAAGGCGCAGCGCGAGGTGGTGCGCGGCAAGCCCGAAACCTTCAATCGGCCCGACTACACGTTCCGCCTGGTGGGCCATGATGGCGCCGAGCCCGATGGCAGCGAGCAGGTCGAGATCGGCGTGCGCCGGCGCGGCGCGCCGCTGGACCTGATGGTGGCCGAGGCGATGATCCTGGCGAACAGCACCTGGGGCCTGTGGCTCGGGGAGCTGGGCGTGCCCGGCATCTACCGCAGCCAGGCCAGCCTGGCCCCGGGCATGAAGGTGCGCATGGGCACCCGGGCCTTGCCGCATGCGGGCATCGGCGTGAAGGCGTATGCCTGGAGCACGTCGCCGCTGCGCCGCTACACGGACCTGGTCAACCAGTGGCAGATCATCGCGGCCGCGCGCCATGGGCGCACCGCCGCCCTGGCGGCGCCGTTCAAGCCGAAGGACGCGGAGCTGCTGTCCGTCATCTCCAGCTTCGACGCCGCGTACACCGCGTACAACGGGTACCAGGCCGCGATGGAGCGCTTCTGGACGCTGCGCTACCTGCGCCAGCACGGGATGCAGGAACTGGTCGGAACCGTCTTCCGCGAAGGCCTGGTGCGCGCCGACGACCTGCCGCTGGTGCTGCCGGTGCTGGGCACCGACGCCCTGCCGCGCGGCAGCCACGTGCGCGTGCGCCTGGGCGCCATCGACGACATCACGCTGGAAGTCTCCGGGACCGTGATCGAGCGCCTGGACCTCGCGGCGGACGTGTCGGCCCCAGACGACACCGAGGACGAAGAACCCGTGGCCGGGCCGATTGCGATCGCCGTCGACGTCACGGAAGGCGCCGAACCCGACAATGCGTCGGATAATCCGGCCTCGTGA
- a CDS encoding energy transducer TonB yields the protein MKQFSTLQIAIGASVAVHAGLLAVRIVDPEGFNRVFQDTPLEVVLVNARSNEKADKAQAIAQASLAGGGEAADRKRATSPLPPSALSAVGEDVEDSQKRIESMQEQQMLMLAQVRQMLAAMPPPDPSQPSSSPASQQREERRRQLVKLLAEIERRINEENARPKKRYISPATREEVYAVYYDALRRRIEDRGTQNFPEMAGRKLYGELTMIVTVNYDGRVLDTEIVESSGNMTLDRRAQTIAKAAGPFGRFNDAMRRRADQIVVVSRFKFTRDETLETKLTSR from the coding sequence CTGAAGCAGTTCAGCACCCTGCAGATCGCCATCGGCGCCTCGGTCGCGGTCCATGCGGGCCTGCTGGCCGTCCGCATCGTCGACCCCGAGGGCTTCAATCGCGTGTTCCAGGACACGCCGCTGGAAGTCGTGCTGGTCAACGCGCGCAGCAACGAGAAGGCGGACAAGGCGCAGGCCATCGCCCAGGCCTCGCTGGCCGGCGGGGGGGAAGCCGCCGATCGCAAGCGTGCCACCTCCCCGCTGCCGCCTTCCGCGCTGAGCGCGGTCGGCGAGGATGTCGAGGACTCGCAGAAGCGCATTGAATCCATGCAGGAGCAGCAGATGCTCATGCTGGCGCAGGTCCGGCAGATGCTGGCCGCGATGCCGCCCCCGGACCCTTCGCAGCCGAGCAGCAGCCCTGCTTCGCAGCAGCGCGAGGAGCGCCGCCGCCAGCTGGTGAAGCTGCTGGCCGAGATCGAGCGCCGCATCAACGAAGAGAACGCGCGCCCGAAGAAGCGCTACATCAGCCCCGCCACGCGCGAGGAGGTGTACGCCGTCTACTACGACGCGCTGCGCCGGCGCATCGAGGATCGCGGCACGCAGAACTTCCCGGAAATGGCCGGGCGCAAGCTGTATGGCGAGCTGACGATGATCGTCACCGTCAACTACGACGGCCGCGTGCTCGACACGGAGATCGTCGAGAGCTCCGGCAACATGACGCTGGACCGCCGCGCGCAGACCATCGCCAAGGCCGCCGGCCCGTTCGGCCGCTTCAACGACGCCATGCGCCGCCGCGCCGACCAGATCGTGGTCGTCTCGCGCTTCAAGTTCACCCGCGACGAGACGCTCGAGACCAAGCTCACGAGCCGATGA
- a CDS encoding hybrid sensor histidine kinase/response regulator: protein MDTPSRAASTVVADEMVVRSVGILLRQTRAGATALGLLCGLYGVILVPAVGWLAYLGWYAVLVASLVARQVYFSRLAATRGPTRETLRHVAIWTTITGCLPSACIPMFVQSLSLADVGVLTVTTLGTLAAAVAVIGVQPRLYAFYLVTSLAFAYTGWLWHAGPNERVMIGLAMVMGGFMLQRAVWTYYQQLRENVEITAHNAELVEQLRTSLEREQDIRRARSRFLGAASHDLRQPVQALLFLADIFRRSSDGARREQIAQQIVRTGESIDTMFRHLVDFAQIDAGTMKANLQPVQLPRLVQATVSGFGEKCAAKGLHFRLEVEPEGAVTADPVLLERLLRNFLDNACKYSLQGEITLRIHAIGDHLEIEVVDQGVGMDDEDLALVWNAFQRGRSASRAEAEGIGLGLAICRHMADLMGTELQLASRPGQGTRVTLRLPLLRNDSASPGPGRSQQQLALQGRVIALVENDRLAREALSAWLREAGAIVASGSDLAGVQQALRQVGGALHCVIADYRLTNGNGMDVIRALRAQHGPVPALVVSGEPNLHDLALEVPCLQKPVAPDKLLEHLRRILPGAPATVEA, encoded by the coding sequence ATGGACACGCCCTCCAGGGCTGCATCGACGGTCGTTGCCGACGAGATGGTCGTGCGCAGCGTGGGCATCCTGCTGCGGCAGACCCGCGCCGGGGCGACGGCGCTCGGGCTGCTGTGCGGCCTGTACGGCGTCATCCTCGTTCCCGCGGTCGGCTGGCTCGCCTACCTCGGCTGGTACGCCGTGCTGGTGGCCAGCCTGGTCGCGCGCCAGGTCTATTTCTCCCGGCTTGCCGCCACCCGGGGCCCGACGCGCGAGACGCTGCGGCACGTGGCGATCTGGACCACCATCACCGGCTGCCTGCCTTCGGCCTGCATCCCGATGTTCGTTCAGTCGCTGTCGCTGGCCGACGTCGGCGTGCTGACGGTGACGACGCTCGGCACGCTGGCCGCCGCCGTGGCCGTCATCGGCGTGCAGCCCCGCCTGTACGCCTTCTACCTGGTCACCAGCCTCGCGTTCGCGTACACCGGTTGGCTGTGGCACGCCGGCCCCAACGAGCGCGTGATGATCGGCCTGGCGATGGTGATGGGCGGCTTCATGCTGCAACGCGCGGTGTGGACCTACTACCAGCAGCTGCGCGAGAACGTCGAGATCACGGCGCACAACGCCGAACTGGTGGAGCAGCTGCGCACCTCGCTCGAGCGCGAGCAGGACATCCGGCGCGCGCGCTCGCGTTTCCTCGGCGCTGCCAGCCACGACCTGCGCCAGCCCGTGCAGGCGCTGCTGTTCCTGGCGGACATCTTCCGCCGCTCGAGTGACGGTGCCCGCCGCGAGCAGATCGCGCAGCAGATCGTGCGCACCGGCGAATCGATCGACACCATGTTCCGGCACCTGGTCGATTTCGCGCAGATCGACGCCGGCACGATGAAGGCCAACCTGCAGCCGGTGCAGCTGCCGCGGCTGGTGCAGGCCACCGTGTCCGGCTTCGGCGAAAAGTGCGCGGCCAAGGGCCTGCACTTCCGGCTGGAGGTCGAGCCCGAAGGCGCGGTCACCGCCGACCCGGTGCTGCTGGAGCGCCTGCTGCGCAACTTCCTGGACAACGCCTGCAAGTATTCGCTGCAAGGCGAGATCACGCTGCGCATCCACGCCATCGGCGACCACCTGGAGATCGAGGTCGTCGACCAGGGCGTGGGCATGGACGACGAGGATCTCGCGCTGGTCTGGAACGCCTTCCAGCGCGGCCGCTCGGCCAGCCGCGCGGAAGCCGAAGGCATCGGCCTGGGCCTGGCGATCTGCCGCCACATGGCCGACCTGATGGGCACCGAGTTGCAACTGGCTTCCCGGCCTGGCCAGGGCACGCGCGTGACGCTGCGCCTGCCCCTGCTGCGGAACGACAGCGCGTCGCCGGGTCCCGGTCGCTCGCAGCAGCAGCTGGCGCTGCAGGGCCGCGTCATCGCACTCGTCGAGAACGACCGGCTAGCGCGCGAGGCGCTGTCCGCGTGGCTGCGCGAAGCCGGCGCCATCGTCGCCAGCGGCAGCGACCTCGCCGGCGTGCAGCAGGCGCTGCGGCAAGTCGGCGGAGCGCTGCACTGCGTGATCGCCGACTACCGGCTCACGAATGGCAACGGCATGGACGTGATCCGGGCACTGCGCGCGCAGCACGGCCCGGTGCCGGCCCTGGTCGTCTCGGGCGAGCCCAACCTGCACGACCTGGCGCTGGAGGTGCCCTGCCTCCAGAAGCCGGTGGCGCCCGACAAGCTGCTCGAACACCTGCGGCGCATCCTGCCCGGCGCGCCAGCCACCGTGGAGGCCTGA
- a CDS encoding transglycosylase domain-containing protein produces the protein MKGLWRWLLLVVLAGIGLQLFFVARIALAVVVDPQSTTFQRSEAFRIATEKGRLPWRQEWVPYERISDHLKRAVIASEDDDFVNHDGVDWEALEKAWEKNQKAQEQAARRGSRAGAIQSQLRPARAPKIVGGSTITQQLAKNLLLSGERTLLRKGQEFVLAYALEALLTKQRILEIYLNNVEWGEGVFGAEAAAQHYWRKHASQLTPYEAARLAVMLPRPRYFEKRPNSGYVAHRAGVIAGRMRHADLP, from the coding sequence GTGAAGGGCCTCTGGCGCTGGCTGCTGCTGGTGGTGCTGGCGGGCATCGGCCTGCAACTGTTCTTCGTCGCGCGCATTGCGCTGGCGGTCGTGGTCGATCCGCAATCGACCACGTTCCAGCGCTCCGAAGCGTTCCGCATCGCGACCGAGAAAGGCCGCCTGCCCTGGCGGCAGGAGTGGGTGCCGTACGAGCGCATCTCCGACCACCTCAAGCGCGCGGTGATCGCGTCCGAGGACGACGACTTCGTCAACCACGACGGCGTCGACTGGGAAGCGCTGGAGAAGGCCTGGGAGAAGAACCAGAAGGCGCAGGAGCAGGCCGCGCGCCGCGGCTCGCGCGCGGGCGCGATCCAGTCGCAACTGCGGCCTGCGCGCGCGCCCAAGATCGTCGGCGGCTCCACCATCACGCAGCAGCTCGCCAAGAACCTGCTGCTGTCGGGCGAGCGCACGTTGCTGCGCAAGGGGCAGGAGTTCGTGCTCGCGTACGCGCTCGAAGCCTTGCTGACCAAGCAGCGCATCCTCGAGATCTACCTGAACAACGTCGAATGGGGTGAGGGTGTCTTCGGTGCCGAGGCTGCCGCGCAGCACTACTGGCGCAAGCACGCCAGCCAGCTGACGCCGTACGAAGCTGCGCGGCTCGCCGTGATGCTGCCGCGACCGCGCTACTTCGAGAAGCGGCCGAACTCGGGCTACGTCGCCCATCGCGCCGGCGTGATCGCCGGCCGCATGCGCCACGCCGACCTACCTTGA
- a CDS encoding CAP domain-containing protein: protein MRLLLLLILAVLAASARADEAFDAVLQARRQCAASAPPLQRNAQLDDAARRLADGTRLPDALKASGYRALRSFEWQLSGYPNAQAVARELGSRHCSQLGTQGLAEAGVHRAGKSWWVIAAVPFAPPAAAQSGDVAGRVLALVNQARTQSRRCGSRSFGPANALRLDPALGRAALVHAQAMAQGNFLAHEGRDGSTPAERATKAGYDWRSVGENVASGQTTPERVVQDWLESPEHCANIMDPGYMHMGVAFAVDRGSEGGIYWAQEFGRPWSASR from the coding sequence ATGCGCCTCCTGCTCTTGCTCATCCTCGCCGTCCTCGCGGCGAGTGCCCGCGCCGACGAAGCCTTCGACGCCGTGCTGCAAGCCCGGCGCCAATGCGCTGCCTCCGCCCCACCCTTGCAGCGCAATGCGCAGCTCGACGACGCCGCACGGCGACTCGCCGACGGTACGCGGCTTCCCGACGCCCTGAAGGCCAGCGGCTACCGCGCGCTGCGCAGCTTCGAGTGGCAGTTGTCCGGCTACCCGAACGCGCAGGCCGTCGCACGCGAACTCGGCAGCCGGCATTGCAGCCAGCTCGGCACGCAAGGCCTGGCGGAAGCAGGCGTGCACCGCGCCGGCAAATCATGGTGGGTGATCGCCGCGGTGCCCTTCGCACCGCCGGCAGCCGCGCAATCCGGCGACGTCGCCGGGCGGGTGCTGGCGCTCGTGAACCAGGCACGCACCCAATCGCGCCGTTGCGGCAGCCGCTCGTTCGGGCCCGCCAATGCCTTGCGGCTCGACCCGGCGCTGGGGCGCGCGGCGCTCGTGCATGCCCAGGCGATGGCGCAAGGCAATTTCCTCGCGCACGAGGGCCGCGACGGCAGCACGCCGGCCGAACGCGCGACGAAGGCGGGCTACGACTGGCGCAGCGTCGGCGAGAACGTCGCGTCGGGGCAGACGACCCCCGAGCGCGTGGTGCAGGACTGGCTGGAGAGCCCCGAGCACTGCGCCAACATCATGGACCCGGGCTACATGCACATGGGCGTGGCGTTCGCCGTCGACCGCGGCAGCGAAGGCGGCATCTACTGGGCGCAGGAATTCGGCCGCCCCTGGTCCGCCTCAAGGTAG